GGCTGAGCGGCATGTTCTGCAGCTTTAGCGACGAGGAGGAGCTGACTGGGCGCCGGGCACAGGCCCGAGGGGCGGCCAAGAAAGCTGGCCTCCTCATGGCCGGAGTCCGTGCCATCGTGGACCGCCTGGTGGCCCTGGCTTCACGTGCTTCATGGACAGAGCCTGGTGACCCTGAACATCCTGTAGTCTGTCCAGGATGCAGTGGTGGCCAGCGAGGACCAGCAGGGTGTGATTGCCAACATGCTGGCCATGGCTCTGAAGAGGACAGGCCAGATGAGGCAGGCAGCCGAGGGCTACTACTGCGCCTTACGGGCGCCTTGGGACCTGGGGCAGCGGAGGAACCAGGCAGTGGTGCTGGCCAACTTTGGGACCCTGTGCCTGCACGCGAGTGCCAGCAGGCTGGCCCAGCACTACTTCCTGGGGGCCGTGCGGCTGTTCTCAAGGCTGCCCTGTCAGGGAATGTGGCCGGGACTTCACCCACGTGCTCCTGTAGCTGGGCCACCTCTGCACCCGCCAGGGCCCGGCCCAGCAGGGCAAGGGCTACTATGAGTGGGCCCTTCTGGTCGCCGTGGAGATGGGCCACGTGGAGAGTGAGTGCCCCAGTTCCTCCTGTGCGCCTTCTGGGGCCACTTGGGTCAGGGCACACCTGGGGTTTGTGATTCGGAAACAAGTGGTGGGTTTTCCGCCATCGAAAGTGCTGAGCCATGGCCagcagcagatgttggcaagCGCCCTGGAGACAGGCAGTTCCCATGCACGGCCAGGCCCTCTGTGGCCTATTGAGGCAGccagctcttcctggtttgcccagggacCATCCTGCCTTGAGCACTGAAAGTCCTGCATGCTGGGAATTCCTAGACATAACCCTGGGATCAAGGCAGGCTCTGCTGAGCTGGGACTTTGGGCCCCTCCATGAGCCAGGCCCTGAATGCCAGTTCTTGTGCCCGTGTTATCTGCTTGGTATGTTGGCAGCctgcgcacctgtcatcccacttCACAGAGGACACGGGGACGGGTGATTGCCCAAAGCCGCAGAGCAGTTCATGCAAAAGCAGCTCGTTGTGCAGAGTGTGCCGGGCCCCACCCACAAATGGGGCTTGTGGGGTCCTCGGGTGGCAGGGACTGAGCGTGGGAATGTGAGCTTCAGGCCACAGAAGCCACAAAAGGGTGAGTGGCGTGATGGCGGGGCAGCACTTGGCCCTGGGTTAGGGAAGCCTCTTTAGTCTAGAACCAGAGGGTTGAGAGGATTTAGTCAAGTAATAGTTGGTGGATGAGGGGCTAGTGGTGGAGGAGAGGCTGGTGGTGTAGCCTGTGTGAAGGCCTAGGGCTGAGAGAGTAGGGGTgagagagtgggggtgagtgagcggggatgagtggggtgtgatgggggtgagtgagcgggagtggg
This region of Chlorocebus sabaeus isolate Y175 unplaced genomic scaffold, mChlSab1.0.hap1 unalloc_scaffold_721, whole genome shotgun sequence genomic DNA includes:
- the LOC140711364 gene encoding uncharacterized protein isoform X2, translating into MFCSFSDEEELTGRRAQARGAAKKAGLLMAGVRAIVDRLVALASRASWTEPGDPEHPVVCPGCSGGQRGPAGCDCQHAGHGSEEDRPDEAGSRGLLLRLTGALGPGAAEEPGSGAGQLWDPVPARECQQAGPALLPGGRAAVLKAALSGNVAGTSPTCSCSWATSAPARARPSRARATMSGPFWSPWRWATWRTNCGPSSGCATSTATVMPSEAQYIIYHDLQLSLACKVADKVLEGQLLETFSQVYLSLGTERAYKSSLDYTKRSLGIFIDLQRKEKEAHAWLQAGKIYYILRQSELVDLYIQVAQNVDLYTGNLNLGLELFEAAGDIFFNRAWEREEGMSFYWVSWPVG